A region from the Fusarium musae strain F31 chromosome 1, whole genome shotgun sequence genome encodes:
- the ADE17 gene encoding bifunctional phosphoribosylaminoimidazolecarboxamide formyltransferase/IMP cyclohydrolase (EggNog:ENOG41) codes for MSSQQKIAIVSVYDKTGLLDLAKGLVQQNVRILASGGTSKMIRESGFPVEDVSAITKAPEMLAGRVKTLHPAVHAGILARDLASDEKDLAEQNINKVDYVICNLYPFKDTVAKINVSIPEAVEEIDIGGVTLIRAAAKNHKRVTILSDPNDYAGFLKELEKGEITEASRNRYALKAFEHTADYDAAISQFFRKEYAGNGEQYTALRYGANPHQKPAAAYVSEGNLPFKVLCGSPGYINLLDSLNAWPLVKELKKALGKPAAASFKHVSPAGAAIGLPLTEDEKKVYFVHDIEGIDESSLAQAYARARGADRMSSFGDMIALSDVVDVPTARIISKEVSDGVIAPGYDDAALEILKKKKGGRYLVLQIDPEYNPPATETRTVYGINLQQHRNDVEITPKHFTTIITPKDTASLPESAARDLTIATITLKYTQSNSVCYAYNGQVVGLGAGQQSRIHCTRLAGDKADNWWMRFHERVLGIKWKKGTKRPDKSNAIDLLVSGQLPKDGPEREAFEGVFEEVPAAFTHEEREAWMKQLKDVCVSSDAFFPFIDNVFRVAQSGAKYVAAPGGSQNDAAVFETAEKLGITFVEQNIRLFHH; via the exons ATGTCCTCCCAGCAGAAGATCGCCATCGTCTCGGTCTATGACAAGACCGGTCTTCTGGACCTGGCTAAGGGCCTCGTCCAGCAGAATGTTCGAATTCTCGCTTCTGGAGGCACCTCCAAGATGATCCGAGAGTCTGGATTCCCTGTCGA GGACGTCTCTGCCATCACCAAGGCCCCCGAGATGCTTGCTGGTCGTGTCAAGACGCTTCACCCTGCCGTCCATGCAGGTATCCTGGCCCGTGATCTCGCTTCCGACGAGAAGGACCTCGCCGAgcagaacatcaacaaggtcgATTATGTCATCTGCAACCTCTACCCCTTCAAGGATACCgtcgccaagatcaacgtCAGCATCCCTGAGGCCGTTGAGGAGATTGACATAGGTGGTGTTACTCTTATCCGTGCTGCCGCCAAGAACCACAAGCGCGTCACTATCCTCAGTGACCCTAACGACTACGCTGGTTtcctcaaggagctcgagaagggcGAGATCACTGAGGCCAGCCGTAACCGCTATGCTCTCAAGGCTTTCGAGCATACTGCCGACTACGATGCTGCTATCTCTCAGTTCTTCCGCAAGGAGTACGCCGGCAACGGCGAACAATACACTGCCCTTCGATATGGCGCCAACCCTCACCAGAAGCCTGCCGCCGCCTATGTTTCCGAGGGTAACCTGCCCTTCAAGGTTCTGTGTGGCTCACCCGGCTATATCAACCTCCTCGACTCCCTAAACGCCTGGCCTCtggtcaaggagctcaagaaggctcttggcaagcctgctgctgccagCTTCAAGCACGTCTCTCCCGCTGGTGCTGCAATCGGTCTGCCCCTTACcgaggacgagaagaaggtttaCTTTGTCCATGACATCGAGGGTATTGATGAGTCCAGCCTCGCCCAGGCCTATGCTCGTGCTCGAGGAGCCGATCGCATGAGCAGCTTTGGCGATATGATCGCCCTCAGCGATGTTGTTGACGTTCCTACTGCCCGCATCATCTCTAAGGAGGTCTCCGATGGTGTTATTGCTCCTGGCTACGATGATGCCgctcttgagatcctcaagaagaagaagggtggccgatatcttgttcttcaaaTCGATCCAGAATACAACCCCCCTGCTACCGAGACCCGCACTGTCTACGGCATTAACCTCCAGCAGCACCGCAACGATGTCGAGATCACCCCCAAGCACTTCACCACAATTATCACCCCGAAGGACACTGCTTCTCTACCAGAGAGCGCCGCTCGCGATCTGACCATTGCCACCATTACCCTTAAGTACACTCAAAGCAACTCCGTGTGCTACGCATACAATGGCCAGGTTGTTGGTCTCGGTGCTGGCCAACAGTCCCGAATTCATTGCACTCGACTCGCCGGTGACAAGGCCGACAACTGGTGGATGCGATTCCATGAGCGTGTTCTCGGTATCAAGTGGAAGAAGGGTACCAAGCGACCTGACAAGAGTAACGCCATCGACCTGCTCGTCAGTGGCCAGCTCCCCAAGGACGGTCCTGAGCGCGAAGCGTTTGAGGGTGTCTTCGAGGAGGTCCCAGCTGCCTTCACCCATGAGGAACGTGAAGCTTGGATGAAGCAGCTTAAGGATGTTTGCGTTTCCAGCGACGCTTTC TTCCCCTTCATTGACAACGTCTTCCGCGTTGCTCAGTCAGGGGCCAAGTATGTTGCCGCCCCTGGTGGTAGCCAAAACGATGCCGCCGTATTCGAGACCGCTGAGAAGCTGGGCATTACCTTTGTTGAGCAGAATATTCGTCTGTTCCACCACTAA
- the CSN4 gene encoding COP9/signalosome complex subunit Csn4, protein MAPNPKVAEAISNAESCSGEKGPLYEQLLSEIKNISSPSTATNDLNAIIDSFFNQALGVVATRTVLASFIATLRELKNEDMWIEVGNRTLNTIAAQPSSSSFVDAVATIRELIATAHESNGDFLDAAKALADIPLDSSQRKITDEEKARTWIRIVRNYLEVDDSTAAEMYINKLKNIMHTVSDQELNLHFKLSQARILDAQRDFLSASQRYHEISFSPAIDEEERLHTLSMAVKCAVLAPAGPMRNRTLSRLYKDERSSQLEEFGILEKMFLDRLLSPEEVDKFAEGLQPHQLATTSDGSTVLAKAVVEHNLLGASRLYSNIRFEALGTLLGLDTDKAEETTARMIEQGRLVGRMDQIDGIVYFEGGEASGEKGSGRAEIIVGKQMRNWDANVESVAEEVENITNALQKEFPEFVAATLVV, encoded by the exons ATGGCACCAAATCCCAAAGTCGCGGAGGCGATCTCCAACGCCGAGTCTTGTTCTGGAGAGAAGGGACCTCTCTACGAGCAACTGCTCTCCGAAATCAAGAACATTTCATCCCCGTCCACCGCTACCAACGACCTAAATGCTATCATCGACTCCTTCTTTAACCAGGCGCTCGGCGTCGTGGCCACGCGAACCGTCCTCGCGTCTTTTATTGCGACACTCCGAGAATTAAAGAACGAGGATATGTGGATCGAGGTTGGGAATCGAACTTTGAACACCATCGCGGCccagccatcatcttcttctttcgtgGATGCCGTCGCCACTATCCGTGAGCTCATTGCAACGGCCCACGAAAGCAACGGTGACTTCCTTGATGCTGCAAAGGCTCTGGCCGATATTCCACTTGATAGTTCTCAGCGCAAGATcaccgatgaggagaaagCTCGCACATGGATTCGCATCGTTCGGAACTACCTCGAAGTCGACGACTCTACGGCCGCCGAGATGtatatcaacaagctcaagaacataATGCATACCGTATCTGATCAAGAACTAAACTTACACTTCAAGCTCTCACAAGCCCGTATTCTGGACGCTCAGCGCGACTTTTTATCCGCATCTCAACGATATCACGAGATCAGCTTCTCGCCTGCgattgacgaagaggaacGCCTACATACACTCAGTATGGCGGTCAAATGTGCTGTTCTGGCACCGGCTGGTCCCATGAGAAACCGAACATTGAGTCGCCTCTACAAAGATGAACGCTCATCGCAACTTGAGGAATTTGGTATCCTGGAAAAGATGTTCCTTGACCGGCTGTTGTCACCTGAGGAGGTTGACAAGTTTGCAGAGGGGCTCCAGCCACACCAGCTGGCAACTACATCAGATGGCTCCACGGTACTTGCCAAGGCTGTCGTCGAGCACAATCTTCTCGGCGCATCCAGACTTTACAGCAATATTAGATTCGAGGCCCTGGGAACACTACTGGGCCTGGATACTGATAAGGCTGAAGAGACCACTGCACGTATGATTGAGCAGGGTCGTTTAGTCGGGCGTATGGATCAGATTGACGGCATTGTGTACTTTGAGGGTGGCGAGGCATCTGGAGAGAAGGGGAGTGGGCGAGCAGAAATTATTGTTGGCAAGCAAATGCGAAATTGGGATGCCAACGTTGAGAGTGTGGCTGAGGAGGTGGAGAATATCACCAATGCGCTGCAAAAGGAGTTTCCC GAATTTGTTGCCGCAACCCTTGTTGTGTGA
- the AMT1_1 gene encoding ammonium transporter Amt1 (EggNog:ENOG41), with protein MAMGGDGDARGATQLKYNGTGATGANPLDMDVNIWYEPGDIAWMLSATALVLLMIPGVGFFYSGLARRKSALSLIWLSVMSAAVTTFQWFFWGFSLTFSHTAGPFIGDLANFGFRDVLARPSVGSAHLPDMLFAVYQGMFSALTVALATGAVAERGRMLPCIIFTFVWATVVYDPIACWTWNPSGWSNKMGGLDFAGGTPVHIASGSAALAYSMMLGKRSGHGTHELNYRPHNATHIVTGTVFLWVGWFGFNAGSALSANLRAVMAAVVTNLAACVGGMTWCLLDYRLERKFSTVGFCSGVVAGLVCITPGSGYVPPWAAVIFGAVGAAGSNYATKVKFLLGIDDALDIFAVHGIGGLIGNICTAFFATPSIAALDGYSHIKGGWVERHWAQMGYQLADSICGGLYSFVVTCIILFLMNLIPGLRLRVDSDAEVQGIDDAEIGEFAYDYVELTREVVSDIDNESGSRYSADPTAFHHYEKNHIPMIDARMFGGQPAHAPVTFPQ; from the exons ATGGCTATGggaggtgatggtgatgctcGAGGAGCAACGCAGCTCAAGTATAACGGTACAGGCGCAACAGGTGCTAACCCGCTCGATATGGATGTCAATATCTGGTACGAG CCTGGTGATATCGCCTGGATGCTCTCGGCCACGGCTCTAGTGCTGTTAATGATTCCTGGCGTTGG CTTCTTCTATTCAGGTCTCGCCCGTCGCAAATCGGCTCTGTCGCTTATATGGCTCTCAGTAATGAGCGCCGCGGTGACAACTTTCCAATGGTTCTTCTGGGGCTTCTCTCTCACCTTCTCGCATACGGCCGGCCCGTTTATCGGTGACCTTGCCAACTTTGGCTTCCGCGATGTCCTGGCCCGGCCCTCGGTTGGTTCCGCACATCTCCCCGATATGCTCTTCGCCGTTTACCAGGGCATGTTCTCCGCCCTAACTGTGGCTCTCGCTACCGGTGCCGTCGCCGAACGTGGCCGCATGCTCCCCTGTATTATCTTCACCTTCGTGTGGGCCACTGTCGTGTACGACCCCATTGCCTGCTGGACCTGGAACCCCAGTGGCTGGTCTAACAAGATGGGCGGCCTCGATTTTGCTGGAGGTACCCCTGTGCACATCGCTTCTGGAAGCGCTGCTCTGGCTTATTCCATGATGCTGGGCAAGCGTAGTGGCCATGGAACGCATGAGCTCAACTACCGCCCTCACAATGCTACCCATATCGTGACCGGAACAGTCTTTCTTTGGGTTGGATGGTTTGGCTTCAACGCCGGCTCTGCCCTCTCTGCTAACCTTCGCGCCGTAATGGCCGCCGTCGTAACTAACCTTGCTGCTTGTGTCGGTGGCATGACCTGGTGTCTCTTGGACTATCGTCTGGAGAGGAAGTTTTCCACTGTCGGTTTTTGCtctggtgttgttgctggtcTCGTCTGCATCACTCCTGGCTCTG GTTACGTCCCCCCATGGGCTGCTGTCATCTTTGGGGCTGTCGGCGCTGCTGGCTCCAACTATGCGACCAAGGTGAAGTTCCTCCTTGGAATTGATGATGCACTCGATATCTTCGCCGTCCACGGCATTGGTGGTTTGATCGGTAATATCTGCACCGCCTTCTTCGCCACCCCCAGCATCGCTGCTCTCGACGGCTACTCTCACATCAAGGGCGGTTGGGTCGAACGTCACTGGGCGCAGATGGGTTATCAACTTGCCGATTCCATCTGTGGAGGCCTATACTCATTCGTCGTCACTTGCATCATCCTATTCCTGATGAACCTCATTCCCGGTCTGCGTCTTCGAGTCGATTCGGATGCAGAAGTTCAGGGTATCGACGACGCTGAGATCGGAGAGTTTGCATATGACTACGTTGAGCTTACTCGCGAAGTCGTAAGCGACATCGACAACGAATCCGGAAGCCGATACTCGGCTGATCCTACGGCTTTCCACCATTACGAAAAGAACCACATCCCCATGATTGATGCTCGCATGTTTGGTGGCCAGCCCGCGCATGCTCCTGTGACGTTTCCACAGTGA